A stretch of the Aegilops tauschii subsp. strangulata cultivar AL8/78 chromosome 4, Aet v6.0, whole genome shotgun sequence genome encodes the following:
- the LOC109735943 gene encoding type I inositol polyphosphate 5-phosphatase 10, whose translation MDQKTNRRKKSPFGRIRAMKGRNSSSRHGAEHSMNTTVDLRESPEHSPVASPSASSSSFFKSTSLKFSNFSSPASTSTHIESFRVFAATWNVAGKTPDMELNLNDFLPSDDHSDVYVLGFQEVVPLNAGNVLVIEDNEPASRWLALINQALNRTSSSPPASRSFSQSASPASALHTASSSPLDPSLFHKNGSSPREVRRAAITRGRRLKSCTCPAERPPRRRPYSKSSSSCLMMRCGSSKNRRRYAVEGDTTTSDEEDMDVVVDGGGEASSMASDATLLLRPAAANLQRRYCLVACKQMVGLFATVWARRELVAHIGHVRLSCVGRGIMGRLGNKGCISVSMSLHQTSLCFVCSHLASGEKDGDELRRNSDVVEILKNTQFRRVCKRSGRRIPERILDHDRVIWLGDLNYRIALSYAEAKKLVDAGDWAALFEKDQLKTEREGGVFRGWSEAVISFAPTYKYSWNSDSYYVGEDDDGAASKKKTKRRTPAWCDRILWRGDGIVQVAYVRGESKFSDHRPVCGAFIVDIAVLDGAAKMVKLVAATASMKVGAEELLLPRQT comes from the exons ATGGACCAGAAAACCAACAGGAGGAAGAAG TCTCCCTTTGGAAGGATTCGTGCTATGAAGGGCAGGAATTCTTCATCGAGGCACGGTGCTGAGCACTCTATGAACACTACAG TTGATTTGAGAGAGAGTCCAGAGCACTCACCGGTGGCTTCGCCTTCAGCATCATCTTCATCCTTCTTCAAAAGTACAAGCCTCAAATTCAGCAATTTCAGTTCTCCTGCATCAACCAGCACGCATATTGAGTCTTTTAG GGTATTTGCAGCAACATGGAACGTCGCCGGAAAGACTCCAGATATGGAGCTGAATCTGAATGACTTCCTGCCTTCTGATGACCATTCAGATGTTTATGTTCTAGG ATTCCAAGAGGTCGTCCCTCTCAACGCCGGGAACGTGCTTGTGATCGAGGACAACGAGCCGGCGTCGAGATGGCTCGCGCTCATCAACCAGGCGCTCAACCGGACTTCGTCGTCGCCGCCGGCTAGCCGGTCCTTCAGCCAGTCCGCCTCTCCCGCTTCGGCACTCCACACGGCGAGCTCCAGCCCGCTCGACCCATCGCTGTTTCACAAGAACGGGTCCTCCCCCAGAGAGGTTCGCCGCGCCGCCATCACCCGCGGCCGCCGGCTCAAGTCGTGCACTTGCCCCGCGGAGAGGCCGCCCCGGCGCCGGCCGTACTCCAAATCGTCGTCGTCCTGCCTGATGATGCGCTGCGGCAGCAGCAAAAACCGGCGCCGGTATGCTGTCGAGGGCGACACGACGACGTCAGACGAGGAGGACATGGACGTCGTCGTGGACGGCGGTGGGGAGGCATCGTCCATGGCGTCCGACGCCACGCTGTTgctgcggccggcggcggcgaaccTGCAGAGGAGGTACTGCCTGGTGGCGTGCAAGCAGATGGTGGGTCTCTTCGCAACGGTGTGGGCGCGGCGGGAGCTGGTGGCGCACATCGGCCACGTCCGGCTCAGCTGCGTCGGCCGCGGCATCATGGGCCGCCTTGGCAACAAAGGGTGCATCTCCGTGAGCATGTCGCTGCACCAGACGTCCCTCTGCTTCGTGTGCAGCCACCTCGCCTCTGGCGAGAAggacggcgacgagctccgccGCAACTCCGACGTCGTCGAGATCCTCAAGAACACCCAGTTCCGCCGCGTCTGCAAGCGCTCCGGCCGGCGCATCCCGGAACGAATCCTCGACCACGA TCGCGTGATCTGGCTCGGCGACCTGAATTACCGGATCGCGCTGAGCTACGCGGAGGCGAAGAAGTTGGTGGATGCCGGCGACTGGGCGGCGCTGTTCGAGAAGGATCAGCTCAAGACGGAGAGGGAGGGCGGGGTGTTCCGCGGGTGGAGCGAGGCCGTCATCTCCTTCGCGCCGACGTACAAGTACTCGTGGAACTCCGACAGCTACTACGTCGGCGAGGACGACGACGGCGCGGCGTCGAAGAAGAAGACGAAGCGGAGGACGCCGGCGTGGTGCGACCGGATCCTTTGGCGCGGCGACGGGATCGTGCAGGTGGCGTACGTCCGCGGGGAGTCCAAGTTCTCCGACCACCGCCCCGTGTGCGGCGCATTCATCGTCGACATCGCCGTCCTCGACGGCGCGGCCAAGATGGTGAAGCTCGTCGCGGCAACGGCCAGCATGAAGGTCGGAGCGGAGGAGCTCCTCCTACCTCGGCAAACGTAG